A part of Magnetococcales bacterium genomic DNA contains:
- the raiA gene encoding ribosome-associated translation inhibitor RaiA, translating into MDIKLEGRQVELGDELRERIQKRMENLDQRFGPITHARVSIEVKAHKNDQRAEAKAVVNVAGTTITATKENSTVVASVNDVLDTLTKELKDHVERSKKKRR; encoded by the coding sequence ATGGATATTAAACTGGAAGGTCGGCAGGTCGAACTGGGCGACGAGTTGCGGGAGCGGATCCAAAAAAGGATGGAAAACCTGGATCAACGGTTTGGCCCCATCACCCACGCCCGGGTGAGCATCGAGGTCAAAGCCCATAAAAACGATCAGCGCGCCGAAGCCAAGGCCGTGGTCAATGTGGCTGGCACCACCATTACCGCCACCAAGGAAAACTCCACGGTCGTCGCTTCAGTTAATGATGTCCTGGATACCCTGACCAAGGAATTGAAGGATCACGTAGAGCGTTCAAAGAAAAAGCGGCGCTAA